From Pseudoalteromonas viridis, the proteins below share one genomic window:
- a CDS encoding GNAT family N-acetyltransferase, with amino-acid sequence MTVKFERGWDIKHAQSIAKLYDQAFGSKFSHAIPDKAKRLTILQNCFIPRYSFVALHNDTPIGIAGFSDGHGALTSGLGITGLIKHLGIPGGIRAGLLFSLYERQPDLNELVMDGIAVQKAYRGQGIGTQLLDCIVTHAQRHKYSSVRLDVIDRNARARKLYEAKGFVAVKTEHFPYLNWLLGFSGSTTMQLNLSSG; translated from the coding sequence GTGACAGTCAAATTTGAACGAGGATGGGACATCAAACACGCTCAGTCAATTGCTAAACTCTACGACCAAGCATTTGGCAGTAAGTTTTCTCATGCCATCCCCGACAAAGCAAAGCGACTTACCATTCTGCAGAATTGTTTTATACCCAGGTACTCGTTCGTCGCACTGCATAATGATACGCCGATTGGGATCGCGGGATTTAGTGATGGCCATGGTGCGTTGACAAGCGGCCTGGGTATAACCGGGTTAATTAAACATTTGGGTATACCGGGTGGTATACGTGCCGGCCTGCTGTTCAGCCTGTATGAACGCCAGCCCGATTTGAATGAACTGGTTATGGACGGGATAGCCGTTCAGAAGGCCTACCGTGGTCAGGGTATAGGCACTCAGTTATTGGACTGCATTGTTACGCATGCCCAGAGACACAAGTATTCGTCCGTCCGCCTGGATGTGATAGACCGTAATGCCAGGGCAAGAAAACTCTATGAAGCTAAAGGGTTTGTCGCCGTAAAAACAGAGCACTTTCCCTATTTAAACTGGTTACTCGGTTTTTCAGGCTCAACAACAATGCAGTTGAACCTGTCATCTGGTTGA
- a CDS encoding metallophosphoesterase: protein MSADTISFLAFGDGGYHPDYPKLKHIEKPKNKAQFIAAEKADWLQEHRPLDEFNHAPIYVYPDTDIATEQTGAIATGKAMATLCQQKRCDFAIQLGDNIYPDGAGANDGKDDQQRMNDLILKPLQPLFAQQPDLVVYSALGNHDWKTSRKGVKLQTEWMAKQPNFTMSLQGYYSYTIGEPGNDVELFVLDTNMLLSGQHYYEVPLRPDGSEQGLASALASGQAEVEDIERHEVPVNGEDHRQLAWLADGLKNSKAKWKLVYGHHILWSIGGTKYDEGHVLRRLILPELCQYADAYIAGHEHDLELLTDDCSRIMPGNTKPKLPLIISGAAAKMRGTHTPFAQQQEKRYPEYDLVWSKSFIWGFAHIELDNQQDRLNVSFYTTPHDRSGRLEAEQSFSFARRGN, encoded by the coding sequence ATGTCGGCTGACACTATTTCTTTCCTGGCCTTTGGCGATGGCGGCTATCATCCCGATTACCCAAAACTAAAACATATCGAAAAGCCAAAAAATAAGGCGCAGTTTATTGCCGCTGAAAAAGCCGACTGGCTGCAAGAACACCGTCCGCTTGATGAGTTTAATCATGCGCCGATCTACGTTTATCCTGATACTGACATTGCCACAGAGCAGACCGGGGCGATTGCCACGGGTAAGGCTATGGCAACCTTGTGTCAGCAAAAGCGCTGTGACTTTGCCATTCAGCTGGGCGATAACATTTACCCCGACGGGGCGGGTGCCAACGATGGTAAAGACGATCAACAACGTATGAATGATTTGATCTTAAAACCACTTCAGCCTTTATTTGCCCAACAGCCTGATCTGGTTGTGTATTCTGCGCTGGGCAACCACGACTGGAAAACCTCGCGCAAAGGGGTCAAGTTACAAACTGAATGGATGGCAAAGCAGCCAAACTTTACCATGTCGCTCCAGGGCTACTACAGCTACACAATAGGTGAGCCGGGCAATGATGTTGAGCTGTTCGTACTGGATACCAATATGCTGCTTTCAGGCCAGCACTACTACGAGGTGCCATTACGGCCCGATGGCAGCGAGCAGGGGTTGGCCAGTGCACTGGCATCCGGCCAGGCTGAGGTAGAAGACATTGAGCGTCATGAAGTGCCCGTTAACGGTGAGGATCATCGTCAGCTGGCATGGCTGGCCGACGGGCTGAAAAACTCCAAAGCAAAATGGAAACTGGTGTACGGACACCATATATTGTGGTCGATTGGCGGCACTAAATATGACGAAGGCCATGTGTTACGGCGGCTTATTTTACCTGAGCTGTGTCAGTATGCTGATGCGTACATTGCCGGGCATGAACATGATTTGGAATTACTGACGGATGATTGCAGCCGCATCATGCCGGGCAACACTAAACCTAAGCTTCCGCTGATCATCAGCGGCGCGGCTGCAAAAATGCGTGGCACTCATACGCCCTTTGCTCAGCAGCAAGAAAAGCGCTATCCGGAATACGATCTGGTGTGGTCGAAAAGTTTTATCTGGGGTTTTGCGCACATTGAATTAGATAACCAGCAAGACAGATTGAATGTGTCTTTTTATACCACGCCACATGATCGCAGTGGTCGGTTAGAAGCGGAGCAATCCTTTAGCTTTGCCAGGCGCGGCAACTAA
- a CDS encoding peroxiredoxin, with product MIEQGQALPQATLSELTADGMVTHQSDTLFAGKKVVLFAVPGAFTPTCSAAHLPGFVTLADKIKAKGVDIIACVSVNDAFVMKAWGEAHNASEIMMLGDGDASFTKALGLEMDTEGFGGIRSQRYAMIVDNGVVTTLLVEAPKTFEVSKAEVILEKL from the coding sequence ATGATTGAACAAGGACAAGCCTTACCCCAAGCAACATTAAGTGAACTGACTGCAGATGGCATGGTGACACACCAAAGCGACACCCTGTTCGCAGGCAAGAAAGTCGTCCTGTTTGCGGTCCCCGGTGCTTTCACGCCGACCTGCTCTGCGGCTCATTTACCGGGCTTCGTAACACTGGCCGATAAAATCAAAGCCAAAGGCGTGGATATCATCGCGTGTGTGTCTGTGAATGATGCTTTCGTGATGAAAGCCTGGGGAGAGGCACACAATGCCAGCGAAATAATGATGCTGGGTGATGGCGACGCCAGTTTTACCAAAGCCCTTGGGTTGGAAATGGACACAGAGGGATTCGGCGGGATCCGCTCACAGCGCTATGCCATGATAGTCGACAATGGTGTTGTTACAACCCTACTGGTTGAAGCGCCTAAAACCTTTGAGGTCAGCAAAGCAGAAGTGATCCTGGAAAAACTATAA
- a CDS encoding transcriptional regulator, with protein sequence MTKACFDPLIHAHNRLQICALLESVAEMEFSVVKTQLSVSDSVLSKHVKALEQAGYITLSKRTSLARQRTWLSLTRDGELAYLGHVAALREIVGL encoded by the coding sequence ATGACTAAAGCGTGTTTTGATCCGCTGATCCATGCTCATAACCGGTTACAGATCTGCGCCTTGCTTGAAAGCGTTGCTGAAATGGAGTTTTCTGTTGTGAAAACACAGCTTTCGGTCAGCGATTCGGTGCTATCCAAGCACGTCAAAGCACTGGAGCAGGCCGGCTATATAACGCTAAGCAAACGTACCAGTCTGGCTCGCCAGCGTACCTGGTTGTCTCTAACCCGTGATGGAGAACTTGCTTATCTGGGTCATGTAGCGGCGCTGCGGGAGATTGTTGGTCTTTAA
- a CDS encoding PAS domain-containing protein produces MNTHDPSMEETLFFGQLMESSSPIELLKQILMNSQHAIVVTDADRDHGYRVVYANQVFCRQTGYELAELIGQSTSILQGPKSNRRVLARLSPALEKNGYFYGSSVNYRKDGSMYPVEWNISAITNDAGEVTDYISLQKDLTNMRRLVRQIRDSTEVFKQFYLDSLGKGSRFGSGSDSVLRALKRSAKLLNGRLKLKDNVELFQDAFPYQEPEEDKFEELFFDLDEASAGEADQRLNKQALSAEEFWADSPIEEDDVESIVGALGELESETGLIELNGYSEARFKNVARLYKELANTLYFCIEFNDGALMIDEVAERLDAQATNSSFPIEFLLMFNKDISSWLNEVFVEKQADNVFAGESNAIMAGEQLLSLIGKE; encoded by the coding sequence ATGAATACCCATGATCCTTCAATGGAAGAAACCTTGTTCTTCGGTCAGCTAATGGAGAGCTCCTCTCCAATTGAATTACTCAAACAAATCCTGATGAATTCTCAGCACGCCATTGTGGTAACAGATGCAGATCGAGACCATGGTTATCGCGTTGTGTACGCAAATCAGGTGTTCTGCAGACAAACCGGATATGAGCTTGCTGAACTGATAGGGCAGTCGACGTCAATATTACAGGGTCCAAAGAGTAACCGCAGGGTACTGGCCCGTCTCAGCCCGGCGCTAGAAAAAAACGGCTATTTTTACGGCTCATCGGTGAACTATCGTAAAGACGGCTCCATGTATCCGGTAGAGTGGAACATCTCGGCGATAACCAACGACGCAGGTGAGGTCACTGATTATATTTCATTACAGAAAGATCTGACCAACATGCGTCGCCTGGTCAGGCAAATTCGCGACTCTACTGAAGTGTTCAAACAGTTTTATCTGGATTCTTTGGGTAAAGGAAGCCGCTTTGGCAGCGGCTCTGATTCGGTGCTCAGAGCACTAAAAAGAAGTGCTAAATTGCTCAACGGCAGATTGAAACTGAAAGACAATGTTGAACTTTTTCAGGACGCCTTTCCTTATCAGGAGCCGGAAGAAGACAAGTTTGAAGAACTGTTTTTTGACCTGGATGAAGCGTCCGCAGGTGAGGCCGATCAACGCCTTAACAAACAGGCGCTGAGTGCAGAGGAGTTTTGGGCAGACAGTCCCATTGAAGAAGATGATGTTGAGTCAATCGTCGGTGCACTGGGTGAACTGGAATCTGAAACGGGCCTCATAGAGCTCAATGGGTATTCAGAGGCGCGCTTTAAAAATGTTGCCAGGCTATACAAAGAGCTCGCTAACACCCTCTATTTTTGTATTGAATTCAACGATGGTGCCTTGATGATAGACGAGGTTGCTGAACGCCTTGACGCTCAGGCTACGAACTCTTCGTTTCCAATCGAATTCTTGCTGATGTTTAACAAGGATATCAGTAGCTGGCTGAATGAGGTTTTTGTAGAGAAGCAAGCCGATAACGTCTTTGCGGGTGAAAGCAATGCCATTATGGCAGGGGAGCAGCTGCTGTCTTTGATTGGCAAGGAATAG
- a CDS encoding TonB-dependent receptor, whose amino-acid sequence MKNTLPSVISKACAGVAMALGVLSAPAFANTLQGELTDQQNKARFEGAKVIIKELGREVSSERNGEFRFINLPAGTYTLEVRYIGAQSVTQQVVIKDNQVTQTRVQLSAYQGEMDNIIVKGQRAGQAGALNRQKNADGIKSVVSADSIGQLPDQNAAEALQRLPGLFIERDQGEGRFVGIRGIDPNLNNVTINGAAVPSPEGGVRSVAMDVLPSEIIQSLEVSKTVTPDMDANAIGGSIEVKSLSAFDREGESYSFTVQGAYNEQVEKSSPKLSASYSDIYEISSQTQLGVATAVSWFERKFGSHNMETDGGWMALEMDDANTGEEVAFFGAEEIEQRHYSITRERLGAALNLDLHQGLFNKYYLRTMYSEFSDDEFRLRNEYKFDKGEYLSAQSGDTMAYFSGAEMDRDTKDRYEEQSILSLVAGGEHLISDWFIEYSLVYSKSDEREPERLDIAFAGEDLMLGYASLGDTPVLSRSEAAHQLSGFELDEIVYENNLSEDEATSFKLDLSKDLLIAGHNAELKFGAKYRDREKFNSVNAVVYDGGFDDVTAEQFKTPAPEYDPGDFGPGLSQHGLQAYFAQNQSSFERNEQETSIESKGRSYRSDETVSALYAMINIDFGKLNLITGVRYEDTDYTTRGYRVALEKDNLTDSEQVNITPWEVDKSYDHLLPNLTLRYELADDLISRFAYTQTLARPGFEEAAAYQLLESETDEDDGQVVTEREGEVGNPDLDPYESQNLDLSIEYYTGNIGVMSAGLFHKQIDNFITEQEVQGEPQWAGYKKVMQYVNGGEADLTGIELAYSKNFKNGLMFSANTTLIDADDKLTRQSDTVANLMFGYEDNALSARISGNYKSKAYLSTENEARVYQDDHMQLDLSVKYYFTEQMQLYFNAINLTDEPLYIYHGEQKYNFQYEQYGRSFELGFTYTSF is encoded by the coding sequence ATGAAAAATACTCTACCTTCCGTGATATCCAAAGCCTGTGCTGGCGTTGCCATGGCACTTGGTGTGTTAAGTGCACCTGCGTTTGCCAATACCTTGCAAGGTGAACTGACCGATCAACAAAACAAAGCCCGTTTTGAAGGCGCTAAAGTCATCATCAAGGAGTTGGGCCGCGAAGTCAGCTCTGAGCGCAATGGTGAATTCAGGTTCATCAATCTACCGGCTGGCACGTATACGCTGGAAGTGCGTTACATTGGTGCGCAATCGGTTACCCAGCAAGTTGTGATTAAAGACAACCAGGTGACTCAAACACGAGTACAGCTCAGTGCTTATCAGGGGGAAATGGACAACATCATTGTCAAAGGGCAGCGTGCCGGGCAGGCAGGTGCCCTGAACAGACAAAAAAATGCCGATGGTATTAAATCTGTGGTCAGCGCAGACAGCATTGGTCAGTTACCGGATCAAAATGCTGCTGAAGCGCTGCAACGTTTACCGGGGTTGTTTATCGAGCGCGACCAGGGTGAAGGTCGCTTTGTGGGTATTCGGGGCATAGATCCGAACCTCAACAATGTGACCATTAATGGCGCTGCCGTGCCGTCTCCAGAGGGCGGTGTACGCAGCGTGGCGATGGACGTGCTGCCGAGTGAAATTATCCAGAGCCTGGAGGTCAGCAAAACGGTCACCCCCGATATGGATGCCAATGCCATTGGCGGCAGCATTGAAGTGAAAAGCTTAAGTGCCTTTGACCGTGAAGGCGAGAGCTACAGCTTTACGGTGCAGGGAGCCTACAATGAGCAGGTCGAGAAGAGCAGCCCGAAATTGTCGGCAAGTTACAGTGATATCTATGAGATAAGCAGCCAGACACAGCTGGGTGTTGCAACCGCGGTTTCCTGGTTCGAGCGCAAGTTTGGCTCGCATAATATGGAAACTGATGGTGGCTGGATGGCGCTTGAAATGGACGATGCCAATACTGGAGAGGAAGTGGCATTTTTTGGTGCTGAGGAAATTGAGCAGCGTCACTACAGCATTACCCGAGAGCGACTGGGTGCTGCATTAAACTTAGATCTGCATCAGGGGTTGTTCAACAAATATTACCTCAGAACTATGTACAGTGAGTTCTCAGACGATGAGTTTCGCCTGCGTAATGAGTACAAGTTTGATAAAGGCGAGTATCTGAGCGCACAATCCGGCGATACCATGGCCTATTTTAGCGGCGCAGAAATGGACCGGGACACCAAAGACCGCTACGAAGAACAAAGTATTCTGTCTTTAGTGGCTGGCGGTGAGCATCTGATCAGCGACTGGTTTATTGAATACAGTTTGGTGTACTCAAAATCAGATGAGCGAGAGCCAGAGCGCCTGGACATTGCCTTTGCCGGGGAAGACCTGATGCTGGGATATGCCAGCCTGGGCGATACTCCGGTACTGTCTCGTAGTGAGGCCGCGCATCAGTTAAGTGGTTTTGAACTGGATGAAATTGTTTACGAAAACAACCTCAGTGAAGACGAAGCAACCAGCTTTAAGCTGGATCTGAGCAAAGATCTGTTGATCGCGGGGCATAACGCGGAACTAAAGTTTGGTGCTAAGTACCGCGACCGCGAAAAGTTTAATTCGGTTAATGCTGTGGTGTATGACGGCGGGTTTGATGATGTGACGGCTGAGCAGTTTAAAACGCCTGCACCAGAATACGATCCGGGTGATTTTGGTCCGGGTTTGTCGCAGCACGGGCTGCAAGCCTATTTTGCACAAAATCAGAGCAGCTTTGAGCGTAACGAACAGGAAACCAGCATCGAGTCAAAAGGGCGCAGTTACCGCTCTGATGAAACGGTCAGTGCTCTGTATGCGATGATCAATATTGATTTTGGCAAACTCAATCTCATCACGGGTGTGCGGTATGAGGATACAGACTACACCACCAGAGGCTATAGGGTGGCCCTCGAAAAAGACAACCTGACAGACAGTGAGCAAGTTAATATTACACCTTGGGAGGTGGATAAATCCTATGACCATTTACTGCCAAACCTGACCTTGCGTTACGAGCTGGCAGACGACCTGATCTCCCGCTTTGCTTATACCCAGACACTTGCTCGTCCCGGCTTTGAAGAAGCGGCTGCTTATCAGCTGCTGGAAAGTGAAACGGATGAAGACGATGGCCAGGTCGTGACTGAACGTGAAGGTGAGGTTGGTAACCCTGACCTTGACCCTTATGAGTCGCAAAACCTAGACCTGTCGATTGAGTACTACACCGGGAACATTGGCGTTATGTCAGCGGGTTTGTTCCACAAGCAAATCGACAACTTTATCACTGAGCAGGAAGTACAAGGGGAGCCTCAGTGGGCGGGCTATAAAAAAGTCATGCAATACGTCAACGGTGGCGAAGCGGATTTAACGGGGATTGAGCTGGCTTACAGCAAAAACTTCAAAAATGGCCTGATGTTTTCGGCAAACACCACCTTGATAGATGCTGATGACAAGTTGACCCGTCAATCCGATACCGTGGCTAACCTGATGTTTGGCTATGAAGATAACGCACTCAGTGCTCGTATCAGCGGTAACTACAAAAGTAAGGCTTACCTGAGCACAGAAAATGAGGCACGTGTTTATCAGGACGACCACATGCAGTTAGATTTGAGCGTGAAATACTACTTTACCGAGCAAATGCAGCTGTATTTCAATGCCATTAACCTGACCGACGAACCGCTTTATATTTATCACGGTGAGCAAAAATATAACTTCCAGTATGAGCAATACGGCCGCTCGTTTGAGCTGGGCTTTACTTATACCTCATTTTAA